A genome region from Mercenaria mercenaria strain notata chromosome 11, MADL_Memer_1, whole genome shotgun sequence includes the following:
- the LOC123532624 gene encoding type-2 ice-structuring protein-like, producing MKTKFQHDKSLVFYLVIYTIIQVVQGAPLTNGNVTKPGDLNGEKLIEFGIKLNLPKLQLIGKVIENIEQKIKNLCDLHPCLEWTEWNECNADRGHFGSKFRTRQCSVNMTACEIDATNSRTEKELGVCIGYCPKDYNMTKNRFCVKVYDDSVRTQDAAEHQCQKDGGHLINVDSEEKYQDVISVIQGLSKAVWIDGRRKDVGSPWEYKYGSQKGFFKWLSGQPGDGSTELCLKLYHPSTWLWGDNPCTSSYYSVCEITTIT from the coding sequence atgaaaacgaaaTTTCAACACGATAAAAGCTTAGTATTTTATTTGGTGATATATACAATTATTCAGGTTGTTCAAGGTGCACCGCTGACAAACGGAAACGTGACTAAGCCTGGAGATTTGAACGGTGAAAAACTGATTGAGTTTGGAATAAAACTAAACTTGCCAAAATTGCAACTAATTGGAAAGGTGATTGAAAATATTGAACAGAAGATTAAAAACCTTTGTGATCTTCATCCTTGCTTGGAATGGACTGAGTGGAACGAATGTAATGCTGATCGTGGTCACTTTGGTTCCAAATTCCGAACACGTCAATGCAGTGTCAATATGACAGCATGTGAAATAGATGCTACTAACAGTAGGACGGAGAAAGAGCTTGGAGTCTGTATCGGATACTGTCCTAAAGACTATAATATGACAAAGAACAGATTTTGTGTAAAGGTGTATGATGACTCAGTTCGTACTCAAGATGCCGCTGAACATCAGTGTCAGAAAGACGGTGGGCATCTGATAAATGTCGATTCAGAGGAGAAGTACCAGGATGTGATCAGTGTAATACAAGGTTTAAGTAAGGCTGTCTGGATCGATGGAAGAAGAAAAGATGTTGGTTCTCCCTGGGAATACAAGTACGGCTCACAGAAAGGGTTCTTCAAATGGTTATCGGGACAACCAGGTGATGGTTCAACTgaactttgtttaaaactttaccATCCCAGTACCTGGTTATGGGGAGATAACCCATGTACAAGTTCTTACTATAGCGTGTGTGAAATAACTACTATTACATAG